One window of Sinorhizobium fredii NGR234 genomic DNA carries:
- a CDS encoding NAD(P)-dependent oxidoreductase, with translation MAKVAFIGLGVMGYPMAGHLKSRGGHEVTVYNRTFAKAERWAAEFGGRAAATPAEAAKDQDFVFACVGNDDDLRSVTTGKDGAFETIAPGTIFIDNTTASAEVARELYAAAGAKGAHFIDAPVSGGQAGAENGVLTVMCGGDAEAFDKAKPVIEAYARMVGLMGPAGAGQLTKMINQICIAGLVQGLAEGIHFGKKAGLDIKNVIDVISKGAAGSWQMENRHKTMNAGKYDFGFAVDWMRKDLDIVLAEARRNGAKLPVTALVDQFYAEVQALGGSRWDTSSLLARLEK, from the coding sequence ATGGCCAAAGTCGCATTCATCGGTCTCGGCGTCATGGGTTATCCGATGGCCGGCCACCTCAAGAGCCGCGGCGGACATGAGGTGACCGTCTACAACCGGACTTTCGCGAAGGCCGAGCGTTGGGCGGCCGAGTTCGGCGGGCGCGCCGCGGCGACGCCGGCGGAAGCGGCAAAGGACCAGGATTTCGTTTTCGCCTGCGTCGGCAATGATGACGATCTTCGTTCCGTCACCACCGGCAAGGACGGTGCCTTCGAGACGATCGCGCCCGGCACAATCTTCATCGACAATACGACGGCTTCCGCCGAAGTTGCCCGCGAACTCTATGCCGCCGCCGGCGCCAAGGGTGCGCATTTCATCGACGCGCCGGTTTCCGGCGGCCAGGCGGGCGCCGAAAACGGCGTGCTGACGGTCATGTGCGGCGGCGATGCCGAGGCCTTCGACAAGGCCAAGCCGGTGATCGAAGCCTATGCCCGTATGGTCGGCCTGATGGGACCGGCCGGTGCCGGCCAGCTTACCAAGATGATCAACCAGATCTGCATCGCCGGTCTCGTCCAGGGTCTCGCCGAGGGCATCCACTTCGGCAAGAAGGCAGGGCTCGACATTAAAAACGTGATCGACGTCATTTCCAAGGGCGCGGCCGGTTCCTGGCAGATGGAAAACCGTCACAAGACGATGAATGCCGGAAAATACGACTTCGGCTTTGCCGTCGACTGGATGCGCAAGGACCTAGATATCGTGCTCGCGGAAGCCCGGCGCAACGGCGCCAAGCTCCCCGTCACCGCCCTGGTCGACCAGTTCTATGCCGAGGTCCAGGCTCTTGGCGGCAGCCGCTGGGATACGTCCTCCCTGCTCGCCCGGCTCGAAAAATGA
- a CDS encoding DNA alkylation repair protein has protein sequence MTLSPASSAEEIIEHMRGLASAENRAGMARFGIATETALGISNVELRRIARSTKTDHARALELWQSGIREARILAAYTADPKALTLDEARLWAADCNSWEVVDTVADLFVAARFEQVLIPEFANDNREFVRRLAFAMIATCAVHLKQEPDSALLAWLPLIEAHAGDERNFVKKAVNWALRQIGKRSAACHGPALTLAEKLAASGNRAARWTGKDARRELDSPKVRVKLGLAG, from the coding sequence ATGACGCTCTCGCCGGCGTCCTCGGCGGAAGAGATCATTGAACATATGCGTGGCCTTGCCTCCGCGGAAAACCGCGCCGGCATGGCACGCTTCGGCATCGCAACCGAAACTGCGCTCGGCATTTCCAATGTCGAGCTCCGTCGCATCGCCCGGTCGACGAAAACCGATCATGCTCGAGCACTGGAACTCTGGCAGTCGGGCATCCGCGAGGCCCGCATTCTGGCGGCCTACACCGCCGATCCGAAGGCATTGACGCTCGACGAGGCCCGTCTTTGGGCCGCCGACTGCAACTCGTGGGAGGTCGTCGATACCGTGGCCGACCTGTTCGTCGCGGCGCGGTTCGAACAAGTGCTGATCCCGGAATTCGCCAATGATAACCGGGAATTCGTCCGCCGCCTCGCCTTTGCGATGATCGCCACCTGCGCGGTGCACCTCAAGCAGGAGCCGGACTCGGCATTGCTCGCCTGGCTGCCCTTGATCGAGGCCCATGCCGGCGACGAACGCAATTTCGTGAAGAAGGCAGTCAACTGGGCGCTACGGCAGATCGGCAAGCGCAGCGCCGCCTGTCACGGGCCGGCTCTGACCCTCGCGGAAAAGCTCGCCGCGAGCGGCAACCGCGCGGCGCGCTGGACAGGCAAGGACGCGCGTCGCGAACTGGACAGCCCAAAGGTGCGCGTCAAGCTGGGGCTTGCCGGCTGA
- a CDS encoding Lrp/AsnC family transcriptional regulator has product MDRLDRKILRLLQEDSTLAVADLAKKVGLSTTPCWRRIQKMEEDGVIRRRVALLDPVKVNTKVTVFVSVRTSAHSMEWLRRFSEVVADFPEVVEFYRMSGDVDYLLRVVVPDIAAYDAFYKRLIAKIEIRDVSSAFAMEQIKYTTQLPLDYMVIDQAKSSDD; this is encoded by the coding sequence ATGGATCGTCTGGACCGCAAGATCCTGCGTCTTCTGCAGGAGGACTCGACTTTGGCCGTTGCCGACCTCGCCAAGAAGGTCGGGCTTTCGACGACGCCATGCTGGCGGCGCATCCAGAAGATGGAAGAGGATGGCGTCATTCGCCGCCGCGTCGCGCTGCTCGATCCGGTCAAGGTCAACACCAAGGTGACGGTGTTCGTCTCGGTTCGAACGAGTGCCCACTCGATGGAATGGTTGCGTCGCTTTTCCGAAGTCGTTGCCGATTTTCCGGAAGTGGTGGAATTCTACCGCATGAGCGGCGACGTCGACTATCTGCTGCGCGTCGTGGTGCCGGATATTGCCGCCTATGACGCCTTCTACAAACGGCTGATCGCCAAAATCGAGATCCGCGACGTCTCGTCGGCCTTTGCCATGGAGCAGATCAAGTACACGACGCAATTGCCGCTCGACTACATGGTCATCGATCAGGCGAAGTCGAGCGACGACTAG
- a CDS encoding uracil-DNA glycosylase family protein: MPSADERLWELRAAIAACRLCRDDPARGETHRLPHEPRPVAVLSATARILIAGQAPGLRVHESGLPFNDASGDRLRQWLAVDRDTFYDPRNFAIVPMGFCFPGYDRHGSDLPPRAECAPLWRRRVIDVMPQIELTLAVGHYAQRWHIGADCPKSMTDTVRNWERYVKRNTGPAVLPMPHPSWRNTGWLRKNPWFESELLPYLRERVEVLIR, encoded by the coding sequence GTGCCTAGCGCCGACGAGCGGTTGTGGGAGTTGCGGGCCGCAATCGCCGCCTGCCGCCTCTGTCGCGACGATCCGGCGCGCGGCGAAACCCATCGGCTGCCGCATGAGCCGCGGCCCGTGGCAGTCCTTTCCGCCACCGCCCGCATCCTCATTGCCGGCCAGGCGCCGGGCTTGCGGGTGCATGAAAGCGGGCTTCCCTTCAACGATGCTTCCGGTGACCGGCTGCGGCAATGGCTGGCGGTCGATCGCGACACTTTTTACGATCCGCGCAACTTCGCCATCGTTCCGATGGGCTTCTGCTTTCCCGGCTACGACAGGCACGGCAGCGACCTGCCGCCGCGCGCCGAATGCGCGCCGCTGTGGCGGCGGCGGGTGATCGACGTCATGCCGCAGATCGAGCTCACACTGGCGGTCGGCCACTATGCGCAGCGCTGGCATATCGGAGCCGACTGTCCGAAATCGATGACCGATACCGTCCGTAACTGGGAGCGGTATGTGAAGCGCAACACAGGCCCCGCTGTACTGCCGATGCCTCACCCGAGCTGGCGCAATACCGGCTGGCTGCGGAAGAATCCGTGGTTCGAGTCAGAACTCCTTCCCTATCTGCGCGAACGGGTCGAGGTGCTGATCCGGTGA
- a CDS encoding thermonuclease family protein codes for MKPEHRRFRIVGGGKPTPSSRRFAFGRPGNTPPRKDRRQGRGSLIGGWVFLLLLSLGAYVASRLPPPEAAVTGELRGAAVASDGDSLRLSGRRVRVEGIDAPEIGQTCRRDGARWNCGAEAQQRLEDLVGGTTTRCRLHGHDRYGRELGLCEAGGRDIGREMVLSGHAVSYGLYREEEALARDSRAGLWAGDFVRPQEWRRSQGKAEEAPHRAGDWLELIVQWLEDEAWRIAKEVLGA; via the coding sequence TTGAAGCCAGAGCACCGCAGGTTCCGTATTGTCGGTGGTGGAAAGCCGACGCCGTCCAGCCGGCGCTTCGCTTTTGGGCGGCCGGGAAACACTCCGCCGCGAAAAGACCGCCGGCAAGGGCGCGGCAGCCTGATCGGCGGCTGGGTGTTCCTGCTGCTGCTGAGCCTTGGCGCCTATGTCGCTTCCAGGCTGCCGCCGCCGGAAGCGGCCGTAACTGGGGAGTTGCGCGGCGCCGCCGTGGCGAGCGACGGAGACAGTCTGCGGCTTAGCGGGCGCCGCGTGAGGGTCGAGGGTATCGACGCCCCGGAAATCGGTCAGACCTGCCGGCGTGATGGGGCGAGATGGAACTGCGGCGCGGAGGCGCAGCAGCGTCTAGAGGATCTCGTTGGCGGAACGACGACGCGTTGCCGCCTTCATGGCCACGACCGCTACGGGCGTGAGCTCGGCCTGTGCGAGGCCGGTGGGCGCGACATCGGCCGCGAGATGGTTCTCTCCGGCCATGCCGTCAGCTACGGGCTCTACCGTGAGGAAGAGGCTTTGGCGCGCGACAGCCGAGCCGGGCTGTGGGCCGGGGATTTCGTCCGCCCGCAGGAGTGGCGCCGTTCCCAGGGCAAAGCCGAGGAGGCGCCGCACCGGGCCGGCGATTGGCTTGAACTTATCGTGCAGTGGCTCGAAGACGAGGCTTGGCGGATCGCGAAGGAGGTCCTCGGTGCCTAG
- a CDS encoding sensor histidine kinase: MSIAVSTSTDKIIVDKSRNHRNKAVSKAVRATRQRLQTGSSAPAGFDREMLLLHIDAVLHGAIALPLLVGLISAIGVYLSEEPGILLWGLMALSAHAVTVYLARKAKQQNIGAEKVAIWRRRFLASQLLMGLCWAIFALQDCGACGEIQFALFEGTGLFIALAATAMGTFLLRNALVYTFLPVVGALGFSSLTTGDPIHVGLTGILSLSLVFLAFMTERMNKANVHILSMQSEKDDLIAELEVAKSMSDEARRRAEEANLAKSRFLASMSHELRTPLNAILGFSEVMSTEVLGPLNNPTYKEYTVDIHRSGEHLLNLINEILDLSRIEAGRYELNEEAVNLVEIAEDCIGMVQLRARGKNITIEPQFEQAMPSVWIDEKAMRQVALNLLSNAVKFTPAGGEITVKVGWTAGGGQYISIKDNGPGIPEEEIPIVLSAFGQGSIAIKSAEQGTGLGLPIVQAILAKHNGQFILRSKLREGTEAIAILPPRRVLQSLPPVEDAPSPARRRKSFA, from the coding sequence ATGAGCATCGCTGTCAGCACATCGACTGATAAGATCATCGTCGACAAGTCGCGAAACCATCGGAACAAGGCTGTTTCGAAGGCGGTGCGCGCGACTCGTCAGCGGCTGCAGACCGGTTCGTCCGCGCCCGCCGGCTTCGACCGCGAAATGCTCCTTCTGCACATCGATGCCGTCTTGCACGGTGCCATCGCCCTCCCGCTGCTCGTCGGCTTGATTTCGGCGATCGGTGTTTATCTTTCCGAAGAGCCGGGCATCCTCCTTTGGGGCCTGATGGCGCTTTCTGCCCACGCAGTCACGGTTTACCTGGCGCGCAAGGCAAAGCAGCAGAACATCGGCGCGGAGAAAGTCGCCATCTGGCGCCGCCGTTTTCTCGCCAGCCAGTTGCTCATGGGGCTATGCTGGGCGATCTTTGCCCTCCAGGACTGCGGCGCCTGCGGCGAGATCCAGTTCGCTCTCTTCGAAGGCACCGGGCTTTTCATCGCGCTTGCAGCCACCGCTATGGGAACGTTCCTGCTGCGCAACGCCTTGGTCTATACCTTCCTTCCGGTCGTCGGCGCACTCGGTTTCTCGTCGCTGACGACGGGCGATCCCATACATGTCGGACTGACCGGCATTCTGTCGCTGTCGCTCGTTTTCCTGGCCTTCATGACGGAGCGCATGAACAAGGCGAATGTGCATATCCTCTCCATGCAATCGGAAAAGGACGACCTGATCGCTGAACTCGAAGTGGCGAAGTCCATGTCGGACGAGGCGCGCCGGCGTGCCGAAGAGGCGAACCTCGCCAAGTCGCGCTTCCTTGCATCGATGTCGCACGAGTTGCGTACGCCGCTCAACGCGATTCTCGGCTTCTCGGAAGTGATGTCGACGGAGGTGCTGGGTCCGCTCAACAATCCGACCTACAAGGAATATACGGTCGACATTCACCGCTCCGGCGAGCATCTGCTGAACCTCATCAACGAAATCCTCGATCTTTCCCGCATCGAGGCCGGTCGGTACGAACTCAACGAAGAGGCGGTCAATCTCGTCGAGATCGCCGAGGATTGCATCGGCATGGTGCAGCTCCGCGCCCGCGGCAAGAACATCACGATCGAGCCGCAGTTCGAGCAGGCCATGCCCTCCGTCTGGATCGACGAGAAGGCGATGCGCCAGGTCGCGCTCAATCTGTTGTCGAACGCCGTCAAGTTCACGCCCGCCGGCGGGGAAATCACCGTCAAGGTCGGCTGGACCGCCGGCGGCGGACAATACATCTCCATCAAGGACAATGGCCCGGGCATTCCCGAGGAAGAGATTCCGATCGTGCTCTCCGCCTTCGGACAGGGCTCGATCGCGATCAAGAGCGCCGAGCAGGGCACCGGACTTGGCCTGCCGATCGTCCAGGCGATCCTCGCCAAGCACAACGGTCAATTCATCCTGCGCTCGAAGCTTCGCGAAGGCACCGAGGCAATCGCCATCCTGCCGCCGCGCCGCGTGTTGCAGAGCCTGCCGCCGGTCGAGGACGCCCCCTCGCCGGCCCGCCGCCGCAAGAGCTTCGCGTGA
- a CDS encoding diacylglycerol kinase: MDAKNTTSRHGQAAPVTKHTGIRHLFAAASYSLGGAKRLIGEAAFRHELIAFAVAMAAFVIAGASLFQYVAMAILFLLMMAFEAINTAIEEIVDRVSPEISDMGKHAKDLGSFACLCLILANATYALYVVFLARYLG, from the coding sequence ATGGACGCCAAGAACACCACCTCCCGTCACGGTCAAGCGGCCCCTGTCACAAAGCATACCGGCATCCGGCATCTCTTTGCGGCCGCGAGCTATTCGCTGGGCGGTGCGAAGCGGCTGATCGGCGAGGCGGCTTTTCGCCACGAGCTGATTGCCTTCGCCGTTGCAATGGCCGCCTTCGTCATCGCCGGCGCCAGCCTCTTCCAATATGTGGCGATGGCCATCCTGTTCCTGCTGATGATGGCTTTCGAAGCGATCAATACGGCGATCGAAGAGATCGTCGACCGCGTCTCGCCGGAAATCTCGGACATGGGCAAGCACGCCAAGGATCTCGGATCCTTCGCCTGCCTCTGCCTTATCCTGGCGAATGCCACCTACGCTTTGTACGTGGTGTTTCTGGCGCGCTATCTAGGCTGA
- the cobT gene encoding nicotinate-nucleotide--dimethylbenzimidazole phosphoribosyltransferase, with product MSASGLPFDDFRELLRNLPGPDAAALVAARERDAQLTKPPGALGRLEEIAFWLAAWTGRPPAVNRPLVAIFAGNHGVTRQGVTPFPSSVTAQMVENFAAGGAAINQICVTHDLGLKVFDLALDYPTGDITEEAALSERDCAATMAFGMEAIAGGTDLLCIGEMGIGNTTIAAAINLGLYGGTAEEWVGPGTGSEGEVLKRKIAAVERAVALHRDHLSDPLELMRRLGGREIAAMAGAILAARMQKVPVIIDGYVATAAAAILKAANPAALDHCLIGHVSGEPGHIRAIEKLGKTPLLALGMRLGEGTGAALAAGIVKAAAACHGGMATFAQAGVSNKD from the coding sequence ATGAGTGCCAGCGGCCTGCCGTTTGATGATTTCCGCGAGTTGTTGCGAAACCTGCCGGGACCGGATGCGGCGGCACTTGTTGCGGCGCGTGAACGGGACGCGCAGTTGACGAAGCCGCCGGGTGCGCTCGGCCGTCTTGAGGAAATCGCTTTCTGGCTCGCCGCCTGGACGGGCCGTCCGCCTGCGGTCAACCGGCCGCTCGTGGCGATCTTCGCCGGCAATCACGGTGTGACCAGGCAGGGCGTCACGCCTTTTCCCTCGTCGGTTACGGCCCAGATGGTGGAGAATTTCGCCGCCGGGGGCGCGGCCATCAATCAGATCTGCGTGACGCATGACCTCGGGCTCAAGGTCTTCGATCTGGCGCTCGATTATCCGACCGGCGATATCACCGAGGAAGCGGCGCTGTCCGAACGCGACTGCGCCGCGACGATGGCCTTCGGCATGGAGGCGATCGCCGGCGGCACCGACCTGCTCTGCATCGGCGAAATGGGCATCGGCAACACGACGATCGCCGCCGCCATCAATCTCGGCCTCTATGGCGGGACGGCGGAGGAATGGGTCGGTCCGGGCACCGGCTCCGAAGGCGAAGTGTTGAAGCGCAAGATCGCCGCGGTCGAGAGGGCTGTGGCGCTGCATCGCGATCACCTGTCCGATCCGCTCGAACTGATGCGCCGGCTCGGCGGGCGCGAGATCGCCGCCATGGCGGGCGCCATCCTCGCGGCGCGCATGCAGAAGGTGCCTGTGATCATCGACGGCTACGTGGCGACGGCCGCTGCAGCGATCCTCAAGGCTGCCAATCCGGCGGCACTCGACCATTGCCTGATCGGCCATGTCTCGGGAGAACCGGGGCACATCCGCGCCATCGAAAAGCTCGGCAAGACACCACTCTTGGCGCTCGGCATGCGGCTCGGCGAGGGCACGGGCGCCGCACTTGCCGCAGGCATCGTCAAGGCGGCTGCCGCTTGCCATGGCGGAATGGCGACCTTCGCCCAGGCCGGCGTCAGCAACAAGGACTGA
- a CDS encoding adenosylcobinamide-GDP ribazoletransferase has product MRFIGNLCDDLARSVAFLSRIPMPRRHFVDYDGRLSRAVRAFPLAGIVIALPAALLAALLDVLQASSLFTAFLIVAMQALVTGALHEDGLGDTADGLGGGRDREAALTIMKDSRIGTYAAVALILSFGLRVSALAAFLPLLSPLGGASALLGTAALSRMAMVWHWSRLLPARRDGVAAAAGIPEPRATSQALGSGAILALLLFYAAGIPPIAAPLAFAAFAVTVLGFGRIVSRKLGGHTGDTIGATQQLTEIAVLGALALAV; this is encoded by the coding sequence ATGCGCTTTATCGGCAACCTTTGTGATGATCTGGCGCGATCGGTGGCGTTCCTGAGCCGCATTCCCATGCCTCGGCGGCATTTCGTCGATTATGACGGTCGGCTGAGCCGCGCCGTGCGCGCCTTTCCGCTTGCCGGGATTGTGATCGCCCTGCCCGCCGCTTTGCTGGCGGCGCTCCTGGACGTGCTTCAGGCGAGCTCGCTGTTCACCGCTTTCCTGATCGTCGCCATGCAGGCGTTGGTCACCGGCGCGCTGCACGAGGACGGCCTCGGCGATACGGCCGACGGCCTGGGCGGCGGCCGCGATCGCGAGGCGGCACTGACAATCATGAAGGACAGCCGCATCGGCACCTATGCCGCGGTCGCGCTCATCCTTTCCTTCGGCCTTCGCGTCTCGGCGCTCGCCGCCTTCCTGCCGCTCCTCTCTCCCCTTGGTGGCGCATCGGCGCTTCTCGGGACTGCCGCCCTCAGCCGCATGGCCATGGTCTGGCACTGGTCGCGCCTGCTCCCGGCGCGCCGCGACGGCGTTGCCGCGGCAGCAGGCATTCCGGAACCGCGCGCGACATCACAGGCGCTGGGCTCCGGAGCAATCCTCGCGCTTCTGCTGTTCTATGCAGCCGGGATTCCGCCGATTGCAGCGCCGCTCGCTTTTGCCGCTTTCGCCGTCACAGTGTTGGGCTTCGGCAGGATCGTCTCCCGCAAGCTCGGTGGCCACACCGGCGACACGATCGGCGCCACGCAGCAGCTGACGGAAATCGCGGTGCTGGGCGCCCTTGCGCTGGCGGTCTGA
- a CDS encoding DUF1289 domain-containing protein, producing the protein MESPCILVCAIDDRTGYCFGCGRTRDEIGSWTLYTEAERHNIMLALPARLETVERKPRRETRRTRLARERSGI; encoded by the coding sequence ATGGAATCTCCCTGCATTCTCGTTTGCGCAATCGACGACCGGACGGGCTACTGTTTCGGCTGCGGCCGCACGCGCGATGAAATCGGCTCCTGGACGCTCTACACCGAAGCGGAGCGGCACAACATCATGCTGGCGCTGCCGGCGCGCCTGGAAACGGTCGAGCGAAAGCCGCGACGCGAAACACGCCGGACGCGGCTGGCGCGGGAACGAAGCGGCATATGA
- a CDS encoding TIGR02281 family clan AA aspartic protease — MNRLILLLAILGIGLALLLINHDSGQTLGMNNDDFGQLVSLGAIATLLAAGILRSRRHFGESVRQIAIWLLIAVGLVSGYAYRVELQAFGDRVLSELMPGRTMVVTDSGGQQEVVLRKRLDGHFQADATINGRAVSMLVDTGASSIALTYDDAERIGLDPSNLGYTLTVMTANGPALAAPVTLEQIAIGSIERRNIRATVAAEGKLDRSLLGMSFLSTLDSLQMRTDELRLRD, encoded by the coding sequence ATGAACCGTCTGATCCTTCTGCTGGCAATCCTGGGCATCGGCCTCGCACTCCTCCTCATCAATCACGACAGCGGCCAGACCCTCGGCATGAACAATGACGACTTCGGGCAACTCGTCTCGCTCGGTGCCATTGCGACGCTGCTGGCCGCCGGGATACTCCGCAGCCGACGCCATTTCGGGGAGAGTGTGCGCCAGATTGCCATATGGCTGCTGATCGCCGTTGGCCTCGTTTCCGGCTATGCCTATCGCGTCGAGCTTCAGGCCTTCGGCGATCGGGTCCTTTCCGAACTGATGCCCGGCCGAACGATGGTCGTCACCGACAGCGGGGGGCAGCAGGAAGTCGTGCTGCGCAAGCGCCTCGACGGCCATTTCCAGGCCGACGCAACGATCAATGGCCGGGCGGTCAGCATGCTCGTCGATACCGGCGCCAGCAGCATCGCCCTCACCTACGACGACGCCGAACGGATCGGCCTCGATCCGTCGAACCTTGGCTATACGCTGACCGTGATGACGGCAAACGGGCCGGCGCTTGCCGCGCCGGTGACGCTGGAGCAAATTGCGATCGGCTCGATCGAGCGCCGCAATATCCGGGCAACCGTCGCGGCGGAAGGCAAGCTCGACCGCAGTCTGCTCGGCATGAGCTTCCTCTCGACCCTCGATTCCCTGCAGATGCGGACCGATGAACTGCGGCTGCGGGACTAG
- a CDS encoding ABC transporter permease, whose translation MQLDEQVPSAPVAAVAPAVSMKLLLRDAGIGIALLLLILFFALTTDHFLSPNNISNILTQITINLILAIGMTFVILIGGIDLSVGSMLAFCAVVGGSVLTIPDLSVFQAVSLATVAAVGTGALCGFLNGWISAFWGLPSFIVTLGMLNIARGAALQVTDARTIYSFPASFNAFGSQMIYGVPVVFLIALALVAVAWFVLSKTVFGRLLYGIGNNEEAVRLAGHSLMTYKIAAFTIAGILVGIAAMVYMARLNIASPIIGIGFELNAIAAVIIGGTSLSGGRGSVIGTLLGACIIGVLANGLILFGLSDFMRQLITGVVIILAVIIDKYRERITAA comes from the coding sequence ATGCAACTCGACGAACAAGTACCAAGCGCGCCGGTCGCAGCGGTCGCCCCGGCAGTCTCGATGAAGCTGCTGCTGCGCGACGCCGGCATCGGCATCGCCCTCCTGCTGCTCATCCTGTTTTTCGCCCTGACGACGGATCACTTCCTGTCGCCGAACAACATTTCCAACATCCTGACGCAGATCACCATCAACCTGATCCTCGCGATCGGCATGACTTTCGTCATCCTTATCGGCGGCATCGATCTCTCGGTCGGCTCCATGCTGGCGTTCTGCGCGGTGGTCGGCGGCTCGGTGCTGACCATTCCGGACCTCTCGGTCTTCCAGGCGGTGAGCCTGGCGACCGTTGCGGCGGTCGGGACCGGTGCGCTCTGCGGCTTCCTGAACGGCTGGATCAGCGCCTTCTGGGGGCTGCCGTCCTTCATCGTCACGCTCGGCATGCTTAACATCGCCCGCGGCGCCGCGCTGCAGGTGACGGATGCCCGGACCATCTATTCCTTTCCGGCGAGTTTCAACGCCTTTGGCTCGCAGATGATCTACGGCGTGCCGGTCGTCTTCCTGATCGCGCTTGCTCTTGTGGCCGTCGCCTGGTTCGTCCTTTCGAAGACGGTGTTCGGGCGGCTGCTCTACGGGATCGGCAATAACGAGGAAGCCGTTCGCCTCGCCGGCCACTCGCTGATGACCTACAAGATCGCGGCGTTCACGATCGCCGGCATCCTGGTCGGGATTGCCGCGATGGTCTACATGGCAAGGCTCAACATCGCCAGCCCGATCATCGGCATCGGCTTCGAACTCAACGCCATCGCCGCCGTCATCATCGGCGGAACGAGCCTCAGCGGCGGACGCGGCAGCGTGATCGGGACGCTGCTTGGCGCCTGCATCATCGGCGTATTGGCGAACGGCCTCATCCTCTTCGGGCTGAGCGATTTCATGCGTCAGTTGATTACCGGTGTCGTGATCATCCTGGCCGTCATCATCGACAAGTACCGCGAACGGATCACGGCCGCCTGA